One region of Streptococcus salivarius genomic DNA includes:
- a CDS encoding endonuclease MutS2: MNTKILDQLEFNKVKDQFTEYLQTEQAQAELRDLVPMTNPERIQNQFTEIQEMAEIFVEHHGFAIGSLRDISEPLRRLELDADLNIQELIAIKKVLQASADLGRFYADLENVELVALKRLFEKIEAFPSLQGSLQSINDGGFIEHFASPELQNIRRQLKSCDDAIRQTLQDILKKSGHMLAESLIASRNGRSVLPVKNTYRNRIAGVVHDISSSGNTVYIEPRAVIQLNEEITQLRADERHEMARILHELSDQLRPQAAAIANNAWILGHMDFIRGKYLYLQDKKAVIPKISDNQTLQLLNVRHPLLINPVANDLRFDEDLTAIVITGPNTGGKTVMLKTLGLAQLMAQSGLPILADKGSRVAIFQEIFADIGDEQSIEQSLSTFSSHMTHIVEILDAADNNSLVLVDELGAGTDPQEGASLAMAILEHLRLSQIKTMATTHYPELKAYGIETQHVENASMEFDTATLSPTYRFMQGVPGRSNAFEIARRLGLNEIIVKEAENLTDTDSDVNRIIEQLEAQTVETQKRLEHIKDVEQENLKFNRAVKKLYNEFSHEYDKELEKAQKEIQEMVDTALAESDSILKNLHDKSQLKPHEVIDAKGKLKKLAPQVDLSKNKVLRKAKKEKAARAPRIGDDIIVTAYGQRGTLTSQAKNGNWEAQVGLIKMTLKADEFTLVRAQAEAQQPKKKQINVVKKAKKSSGGPRARLDLRGKRYEEAMQELDAFIDQALLNNMSQVDIIHGIGTGVIRDAVTKYLRRHRHVKSFEYAPQSAGGSGCTIATLG, translated from the coding sequence ATGAACACAAAGATTTTAGACCAATTAGAATTTAACAAGGTCAAGGACCAGTTCACAGAATACCTGCAGACTGAACAGGCTCAGGCGGAGTTACGTGACTTGGTGCCTATGACCAATCCAGAAAGAATTCAAAATCAATTTACAGAAATTCAAGAAATGGCTGAGATTTTCGTAGAGCACCATGGCTTTGCTATTGGTAGCCTGAGAGATATTTCTGAGCCCTTACGTCGCTTGGAACTGGATGCTGATCTCAATATCCAGGAGCTCATTGCCATCAAGAAGGTGCTGCAAGCTTCGGCTGACCTTGGTCGCTTCTACGCTGACCTTGAAAATGTTGAGCTCGTCGCTCTTAAACGTCTTTTCGAAAAGATCGAGGCCTTCCCAAGTCTACAAGGAAGCCTTCAAAGTATCAATGATGGTGGTTTCATTGAGCATTTTGCTAGCCCTGAGTTACAAAATATCCGTCGTCAACTCAAATCTTGCGATGATGCCATTCGCCAGACCTTGCAAGACATTCTCAAGAAATCTGGTCACATGTTGGCTGAGAGTTTGATTGCTAGTCGTAATGGTCGTTCAGTGCTTCCTGTCAAAAATACCTACCGTAACCGTATTGCTGGGGTTGTGCATGACATCTCAAGCTCTGGAAACACAGTGTATATCGAGCCACGCGCCGTTATCCAGCTTAACGAAGAAATTACACAATTACGTGCAGACGAACGCCATGAGATGGCCCGCATCCTGCATGAACTGTCTGATCAACTCCGTCCACAAGCTGCTGCTATCGCCAACAACGCTTGGATTTTGGGCCACATGGACTTTATTCGTGGGAAATACCTCTATCTCCAGGATAAGAAGGCGGTTATTCCAAAGATTAGTGACAACCAAACACTCCAACTGCTTAACGTTCGTCACCCACTTTTGATCAATCCAGTAGCCAACGATTTGAGATTTGATGAGGACCTCACAGCCATTGTCATCACAGGTCCCAATACCGGTGGTAAAACGGTCATGCTTAAAACTCTAGGACTAGCACAACTGATGGCTCAATCTGGTCTTCCAATTTTGGCTGATAAGGGCAGTCGTGTGGCCATTTTCCAAGAGATTTTTGCGGACATCGGAGATGAACAGTCTATCGAACAGAGTTTGTCAACATTCTCTAGTCACATGACCCACATTGTCGAGATTTTGGATGCTGCCGACAACAACAGTCTTGTCTTGGTCGATGAGCTTGGGGCTGGTACTGACCCTCAGGAAGGGGCTAGTCTAGCCATGGCAATCCTAGAGCACCTCCGTTTGAGTCAGATTAAGACCATGGCTACTACTCACTATCCTGAGCTTAAGGCCTATGGGATTGAGACGCAACATGTGGAAAATGCTAGTATGGAGTTTGACACAGCAACTCTAAGCCCTACCTATCGTTTTATGCAGGGTGTCCCTGGTCGCTCTAACGCCTTTGAAATCGCTCGTCGCCTCGGCTTGAATGAGATTATTGTCAAGGAAGCAGAAAACCTCACGGATACTGATAGTGATGTCAACCGTATCATCGAGCAACTTGAAGCCCAAACTGTGGAAACACAAAAACGTCTGGAGCACATCAAGGACGTTGAGCAAGAAAACCTTAAATTCAACCGTGCGGTCAAGAAACTCTATAATGAATTCTCCCATGAGTACGACAAGGAACTCGAAAAGGCTCAGAAAGAAATTCAAGAGATGGTGGATACAGCTTTGGCTGAGAGCGATAGTATTCTCAAAAATCTCCACGATAAGAGTCAACTCAAGCCTCATGAAGTTATCGACGCCAAAGGAAAACTCAAGAAACTTGCCCCTCAAGTGGACCTCTCTAAGAATAAAGTCCTTCGTAAGGCCAAGAAAGAAAAGGCTGCGCGTGCCCCTCGTATCGGAGATGATATCATTGTTACCGCCTATGGTCAACGTGGTACCCTTACCAGTCAAGCCAAAAATGGTAACTGGGAAGCCCAGGTAGGTCTCATCAAGATGACACTCAAGGCGGATGAATTCACTCTTGTTCGTGCCCAAGCGGAAGCCCAACAACCTAAGAAGAAACAGATTAACGTGGTTAAAAAAGCCAAAAAGTCATCTGGCGGTCCTCGTGCCCGTCTAGACCTTCGTGGGAAACGTTACGAAGAAGCCATGCAAGAGCTTGATGCCTTTATTGACCAAGCCCTACTTAATAACATGAGTCAGGTGGACATCATCCACGGTATTGGTACAGGTGTCATCCGTGATGCTGTTACCAAATATCTCCGCCGTCATCGCCATGTTAAAAGTTTTGAATATGCCCCACAAAGTGCCGGTGGTTCCGGATGTACCATTGCAACCTTAGGGTAA
- a CDS encoding CvpA family protein yields MIGLLVLAIMAWNFYIGYRRGLFMQAYYVVSVIIAMCVAAYFYRSLGEAINLWVPYTNPTKDASIAFFKDQNIFSLDRVYYAGVAYFAIYCIAYYGLRFLGIFFHFVRIERLDQRHYQVVGGVLATLVSLVPLTMLGNILATVPMNNIQTLLSSSWVLRILINGYFPVSQIIQHLWTSVI; encoded by the coding sequence ATGATTGGACTCCTTGTCTTAGCCATTATGGCTTGGAATTTCTACATTGGCTACCGTCGAGGCCTCTTTATGCAAGCTTATTACGTGGTTTCAGTCATTATCGCCATGTGTGTGGCGGCCTATTTCTACCGGTCGCTAGGAGAGGCTATCAATCTTTGGGTACCTTATACCAATCCAACCAAGGATGCCAGTATAGCTTTCTTTAAAGATCAGAACATCTTTTCACTTGACCGTGTCTATTATGCGGGTGTTGCTTATTTTGCTATCTACTGTATAGCCTATTATGGCTTACGCTTTCTTGGTATTTTCTTCCATTTTGTGAGAATTGAGCGACTTGATCAGAGACATTACCAAGTGGTGGGTGGGGTCTTGGCCACCTTAGTGAGTCTTGTGCCTTTGACTATGTTGGGGAATATTCTTGCGACTGTTCCTATGAACAACATTCAAACGCTCTTGTCATCGAGCTGGGTTTTACGTATCTTGATTAATGGCTATTTTCCAGTTAGTCAGATTATCCAGCATTTGTGGACAAGTGTGATATAG
- the zapA gene encoding cell division protein ZapA, with protein sequence MANKNRYKFHFGEKNLTLTTDKDNLFMEEVERVAHEKYKIIKEQMKNADNETIAILMAINSLSTQLEREIQVEDMEKELETLRAKQLEQLKVKATATNDDEDDA encoded by the coding sequence ATGGCAAATAAGAACCGTTACAAATTTCATTTTGGAGAGAAGAACCTCACGCTAACAACTGATAAGGACAACCTTTTCATGGAAGAGGTGGAGCGTGTTGCCCATGAGAAATATAAAATTATCAAAGAGCAGATGAAAAATGCTGACAATGAAACAATTGCTATCCTAATGGCTATCAATTCTTTGTCGACTCAGTTGGAACGCGAAATTCAAGTTGAAGATATGGAAAAAGAGTTGGAAACGTTGAGAGCTAAGCAACTTGAGCAACTTAAGGTCAAGGCAACAGCTACAAATGACGATGAGGATGACGCATGA
- the rnhC gene encoding ribonuclease HIII yields MGTIVLKMTAEQISTLQKDLANYATATKNPYASFSAKVDGISVIAYTSGKVTFQGAKPEVLASRFGYQAEPKHSPDGQNLALIGSDEVGNGSYFGGLAVVASLVTPADHAFLKSLGVDDSKNLNDIKIRQIAPILEEKIPHKALLLSPRKYNEVVGDGKSHNAVSVKVALHNQAIFLLLQSGAKPDKIVIDAFTSEKNYQKYLKNERNRFDFPITLEEKAEGKYLAVAVSSIIARNLFLENLDKLSQEVGYTLPSGAGAKSDQVAAKLLQAYGDQALQATAKYHFANTKKAYQRLK; encoded by the coding sequence ATGGGCACAATCGTATTAAAAATGACAGCAGAGCAGATTTCGACACTCCAAAAGGACCTGGCAAACTATGCGACTGCGACTAAAAATCCTTATGCAAGTTTTTCAGCCAAGGTCGATGGAATAAGTGTCATCGCCTATACTTCAGGAAAGGTAACTTTCCAAGGAGCTAAGCCAGAAGTCTTGGCTAGCCGTTTTGGATACCAAGCTGAACCTAAGCATTCACCTGATGGGCAAAACCTAGCCCTAATTGGATCAGACGAAGTCGGAAATGGCTCCTATTTTGGTGGTCTAGCTGTTGTAGCTAGTCTAGTTACCCCGGCTGACCATGCCTTTTTGAAATCTCTTGGGGTCGATGATTCTAAAAATCTTAATGATATCAAGATTCGTCAGATTGCACCTATATTGGAGGAGAAAATTCCTCACAAGGCACTCCTTCTTTCGCCTAGAAAGTACAATGAAGTGGTTGGAGACGGTAAGAGTCATAATGCTGTGTCCGTTAAAGTAGCCCTCCACAATCAGGCTATCTTCCTATTGTTACAATCAGGTGCTAAACCAGATAAGATTGTCATTGATGCCTTCACCAGTGAGAAAAATTATCAGAAATACCTCAAGAATGAACGCAATCGCTTTGACTTTCCTATCACTTTAGAAGAAAAGGCTGAGGGGAAATACTTAGCTGTCGCAGTGAGCTCTATCATCGCTCGCAATCTCTTCCTGGAAAATCTTGACAAACTCAGCCAAGAGGTTGGCTACACCCTTCCTTCAGGTGCTGGCGCTAAATCTGACCAGGTCGCAGCTAAGCTTCTTCAAGCCTACGGAGATCAGGCTCTCCAAGCTACTGCTAAATATCATTTCGCCAATACCAAAAAAGCCTACCAACGCTTAAAATAA
- the lepB gene encoding signal peptidase I: MKNKWTQYFLILLREWGLFILFITFFLLTRLFLWLPVQVDGHSMDPTLANNQRVIVLKHTSIERFDIVVAKEVEDGKTKQIVKRIIGMPGDTITYQNDKLTVNGKEVKEEYLKEFQAAFAKDKLQKEYAYNDDKSKSGYFQQLAKDAKAFTTNADGNTTFSVTVPEGKYFLLGDNRIVSKDSRVVGYFDKSALVGEVKFRFWPLNKIGTVEDN, encoded by the coding sequence ATGAAAAACAAATGGACCCAATACTTCCTCATTTTACTTCGTGAATGGGGACTCTTTATCCTCTTTATCACATTTTTCCTTTTGACTCGCCTCTTCCTTTGGCTCCCTGTCCAGGTTGACGGCCACTCAATGGATCCTACTCTAGCCAATAATCAACGTGTTATCGTTTTGAAACACACATCCATTGAACGCTTCGATATTGTCGTTGCTAAGGAAGTCGAAGACGGTAAGACGAAACAAATCGTCAAACGTATCATCGGTATGCCAGGTGATACCATTACCTATCAAAATGATAAACTTACTGTCAATGGTAAAGAAGTCAAGGAAGAATACCTCAAAGAATTCCAAGCTGCCTTTGCCAAGGATAAGCTACAAAAAGAATATGCTTACAACGATGACAAGAGCAAGAGTGGCTACTTCCAACAACTAGCTAAGGATGCCAAGGCCTTTACAACCAATGCTGACGGTAACACGACCTTCTCTGTCACTGTTCCTGAAGGCAAATATTTCCTACTTGGGGACAACCGTATTGTTTCCAAAGATAGTCGAGTAGTTGGTTACTTTGACAAGAGTGCTCTTGTAGGGGAAGTTAAATTCCGCTTCTGGCCACTTAATAAAATTGGTACCGTTGAGGACAACTAA
- the recD2 gene encoding SF1B family DNA helicase RecD2, whose product MQEFYFSGTIERVIFENASNFFRILLLEIDETDSDFEDYEIIVTGTMGDVMEGEDYTFWGQLTNHPKYGEQLQMTRYERSKPSASGLIKYFASDNFKGIGKKTAERIVEIYGEDPIDKILEDPSKLEQIPNLSKVNREAFVAKLKINYGTEQILSKLSSYGLTPKAASQIFNQYKEESLNLIEEHPYLLVEEVQGIGFKIADQLAERLGIASDAPERLRAALIHCLLETSMEEGDTYIEAKALLERTIILLESARQIELDPALVAKELTNLIQEDKVQNIETKIFDNTLYFAEQGIYTHLTRIMKDQPDISAEDKIQASLEEVEEELGITYDKVQKDAIIKALQSKVFILTGGPGTGKTTVINGIIKTYADLHGLDLKKSDLPIILAAPTGRAARRMNELTQLPSATIHRHLGLNSEDDFKTLEDYLDCDLIIIDEFSMVDTWLANQLFESISDSTQVIIVGDQDQLPSVGPGQVLADLLQIDNLPKVSLTKIFRQSEDSTIVTLASQMRQGQLPADFTEKKADRSYFEANANHIPQMVPKIVSAAIKSGIAAQDVQILAPMYRGQAGINNLNTIMQDLLNPQEKANQFAFNDIFFRKNDKILHLVNDTELNVFNGDIGIITDLIPGKYTESKQDEIYMSFDGNEVIYPRNEWNKITLAYAMSIHKSQGSEFPVVILPITRQSGRMLQRNLIYTAITRAKSKLVMLGEITAFDYAVHNEGAKRNTYLIQRFEQTYTQAVDKSVEKIVKNEATGASNQTKTKNNDPSETLENKDFSENINPSPDLVNTYSQPVDKSVNKPVQTEENYRLTEENWSTLDPMIGLSEDDIAAFFNNN is encoded by the coding sequence ATGCAAGAATTTTATTTTTCAGGAACTATCGAACGCGTCATTTTCGAAAACGCTAGTAATTTTTTCCGTATTCTACTCTTAGAAATTGACGAAACAGACAGTGATTTTGAGGACTATGAAATCATTGTCACAGGAACCATGGGAGATGTCATGGAAGGCGAAGATTATACTTTCTGGGGTCAGCTAACCAATCATCCAAAATATGGTGAACAACTCCAAATGACGCGCTACGAACGGTCAAAACCTTCTGCTAGCGGTCTTATCAAGTATTTCGCCAGCGACAATTTTAAGGGGATTGGTAAGAAAACAGCTGAGCGTATTGTCGAGATTTATGGTGAAGACCCTATTGACAAGATTCTCGAGGATCCGAGCAAATTAGAACAGATTCCTAATCTGTCCAAGGTCAATCGAGAAGCCTTCGTTGCAAAGTTAAAAATCAACTATGGAACCGAACAAATCTTGTCCAAACTTTCCAGCTATGGACTCACACCAAAAGCTGCCTCACAAATTTTCAACCAATATAAGGAAGAATCGCTCAACCTTATCGAAGAACACCCTTATCTCTTGGTAGAAGAAGTTCAAGGAATCGGATTTAAAATAGCCGACCAACTAGCCGAACGCTTAGGGATTGCTAGTGATGCTCCTGAGCGTTTACGAGCTGCCTTGATTCATTGTCTGCTAGAAACTAGCATGGAAGAAGGCGACACCTATATCGAAGCCAAAGCCTTGCTTGAACGAACTATCATCCTTTTGGAAAGTGCTCGTCAGATTGAACTTGACCCCGCCTTAGTCGCGAAGGAATTAACCAATCTCATCCAAGAGGATAAAGTGCAAAATATAGAGACTAAAATCTTTGATAATACCCTATATTTTGCGGAACAGGGCATCTATACCCACCTAACTCGTATCATGAAAGACCAACCTGACATCAGTGCAGAGGACAAAATCCAAGCAAGTCTTGAAGAGGTGGAAGAGGAACTTGGTATTACTTATGATAAGGTTCAAAAAGATGCCATTATCAAAGCCCTACAAAGCAAGGTCTTCATCCTGACAGGTGGTCCCGGGACAGGTAAAACCACCGTTATTAACGGAATCATTAAAACTTATGCCGACCTTCATGGTCTAGATCTCAAAAAGTCTGATTTGCCTATTATTTTAGCGGCACCAACAGGACGGGCTGCTCGTCGGATGAACGAACTCACCCAACTCCCTAGCGCCACAATCCATAGACATTTGGGCCTCAATAGCGAGGACGATTTCAAGACCTTGGAGGACTATCTCGATTGCGACTTGATTATCATCGATGAGTTTTCTATGGTTGATACTTGGTTGGCCAATCAACTTTTTGAAAGTATCTCTGATTCAACCCAAGTCATCATTGTGGGTGACCAAGACCAACTGCCTTCCGTAGGCCCTGGCCAGGTCTTGGCTGACCTTTTGCAGATTGATAACTTGCCTAAGGTTTCTCTGACCAAAATTTTCAGACAATCCGAGGATTCCACCATCGTTACTTTAGCTAGTCAGATGCGCCAAGGCCAACTACCCGCTGATTTCACAGAGAAAAAGGCTGACCGCTCTTACTTTGAGGCCAATGCCAACCATATTCCACAGATGGTTCCTAAAATAGTCTCTGCCGCTATAAAGAGCGGGATAGCTGCTCAGGATGTGCAGATTCTAGCTCCCATGTATCGAGGACAGGCTGGTATTAACAATCTCAATACCATTATGCAGGACCTACTTAATCCTCAAGAAAAGGCCAATCAGTTTGCCTTTAATGACATTTTCTTCCGTAAGAACGACAAGATTCTCCATCTGGTCAACGATACCGAACTCAATGTCTTCAATGGCGACATCGGCATCATTACTGATCTCATCCCTGGTAAATATACTGAAAGCAAGCAGGACGAAATTTACATGTCCTTTGATGGCAATGAGGTTATCTATCCTCGTAACGAATGGAATAAGATTACTCTGGCCTATGCCATGTCAATCCACAAATCTCAAGGGAGTGAGTTCCCAGTCGTTATCCTTCCCATCACACGCCAAAGTGGACGTATGCTACAACGTAACCTCATCTACACTGCTATCACACGCGCCAAGAGTAAGCTAGTCATGTTAGGGGAAATCACAGCTTTCGATTATGCTGTTCACAACGAGGGGGCTAAACGAAATACTTATCTCATCCAACGTTTTGAACAAACTTATACACAAGCTGTTGATAAGTCTGTCGAAAAGATTGTTAAAAACGAGGCAACAGGCGCCTCCAATCAAACAAAAACGAAAAACAACGACCCCTCAGAAACCCTTGAAAACAAAGACTTTTCGGAAAATATCAATCCATCCCCAGATCTTGTTAACACTTATTCACAACCTGTGGATAAGTCTGTTAACAAACCTGTGCAAACAGAAGAAAACTATCGTTTAACTGAAGAAAATTGGTCAACTCTAGATCCAATGATTGGTCTCAGTGAAGACGATATTGCTGCCTTTTTTAACAATAACTAA
- a CDS encoding AzlD domain-containing protein has translation MAVNKFILIAILLGFVVSWVPRVLPFVLVKYKGLPDIVVRFLHYLPVSILFALILSSLTAEKIGHLPQFKWMEILATVPTVIVAFKSKNLLYAVIVGIISMALIRFVF, from the coding sequence ATGGCCGTCAATAAGTTTATTCTCATTGCTATTCTACTTGGGTTTGTGGTCAGCTGGGTTCCTCGTGTGCTCCCCTTTGTTTTAGTGAAATACAAGGGGCTACCAGATATCGTTGTTCGATTTTTGCACTACTTACCAGTTTCTATCCTCTTTGCTCTGATTCTCTCTAGTCTCACGGCTGAGAAGATTGGTCACTTGCCACAGTTTAAGTGGATGGAAATACTGGCTACTGTGCCAACGGTAATCGTAGCCTTTAAGAGCAAAAATCTGCTCTATGCAGTAATCGTCGGTATAATATCTATGGCCCTGATTCGTTTCGTATTTTAG
- a CDS encoding AzlC family ABC transporter permease, translating to MSDFRLGIKAAVPTALGYVAIGLAFGVVAAASGLSALEVGLMCALVYGGSAQFAMCALVVAGAGLGELTLTVFLVNLRNMLMSLHATTIFTKTSLWNQLGIGSLITDESYGVLLGEYVHHKDIPANWMHGNNIFSYLVWIVSSVIGCLIGSMIPNPELFGLDFALIAMFIGLLSSQIDALLGEGVRKLLLILLSIAVAYLSFSVILSESLAVLVATLVGCSVGVMCDGRQ from the coding sequence GTGTCTGACTTTCGTTTAGGTATAAAAGCCGCGGTACCGACAGCTTTAGGCTATGTAGCTATTGGCCTAGCCTTTGGTGTTGTAGCAGCTGCTTCGGGTCTATCAGCCCTTGAGGTTGGCCTCATGTGTGCCTTGGTCTATGGTGGCTCGGCCCAGTTTGCCATGTGTGCCTTAGTAGTTGCAGGAGCTGGTCTAGGTGAGTTAACCTTGACTGTTTTCTTGGTTAATTTGCGTAACATGTTGATGAGTTTACATGCAACGACGATTTTTACAAAAACAAGCCTCTGGAATCAGCTGGGAATTGGTAGTCTGATCACGGATGAAAGTTATGGTGTTTTATTGGGAGAATATGTGCATCATAAAGATATTCCTGCTAACTGGATGCATGGTAACAATATTTTCAGCTATCTGGTTTGGATTGTATCATCAGTTATTGGTTGTTTGATTGGTTCCATGATTCCTAATCCTGAGCTTTTTGGTTTGGATTTTGCTTTGATTGCCATGTTTATAGGTTTGTTAAGTAGTCAGATTGATGCCTTGTTAGGGGAAGGAGTGCGTAAGCTACTCTTGATTTTACTATCTATTGCTGTGGCTTATCTGAGCTTTAGTGTCATCTTGTCGGAATCTTTGGCTGTTTTAGTGGCTACTTTGGTTGGATGTAGTGTGGGGGTGATGTGTGATGGCCGTCAATAA
- the tsaD gene encoding tRNA (adenosine(37)-N6)-threonylcarbamoyltransferase complex transferase subunit TsaD produces the protein MADRYILAVESSCDETSVAVLKNEKVLLSNIIASQVESHKRFGGVVPEVASRHHVEVVTLCIKDALSEAGITAEQLDAVAVTYGPGLVGALLVGMAAAKAFAWAHGLPLIPVNHMAGHLMAAREVQELEYPLLALLVSGGHTELVYVSEPGNYKIVGETRDDAVGEAYDKVGRVMGLTYPAGREIDELAHKGKDVYDFPRAMIKEDHLEFSFSGLKSAFINLHHNAEQKGEVLVKEDLCASFQAAVLDILLAKTKKALERYPVKTLVVAGGVAANQGLRERLAEEITDVDVVIPPLRLCGDNAGMIALAAAIECNQKHFAELDLNAKPSLAFAGFEE, from the coding sequence ATGGCAGATAGATATATTTTGGCAGTGGAGAGCTCGTGTGATGAGACTTCAGTTGCCGTTTTGAAAAATGAGAAAGTACTTTTAAGTAATATTATTGCCAGTCAGGTGGAAAGCCATAAACGTTTTGGTGGTGTTGTTCCTGAGGTGGCTAGTCGTCACCATGTGGAAGTGGTGACTCTTTGCATTAAAGATGCCCTTTCTGAGGCGGGAATTACTGCTGAACAACTAGATGCTGTAGCAGTAACCTATGGTCCTGGTTTGGTCGGGGCGCTCTTGGTCGGGATGGCAGCGGCTAAGGCCTTCGCTTGGGCACATGGGTTGCCTTTGATTCCAGTTAACCATATGGCTGGGCATCTTATGGCAGCGCGTGAGGTTCAAGAATTGGAATATCCCCTCTTAGCACTTTTGGTGTCTGGGGGACACACAGAGTTGGTTTATGTGTCAGAACCGGGGAATTACAAGATTGTTGGTGAGACACGTGATGATGCAGTTGGTGAGGCCTATGACAAGGTCGGGCGTGTGATGGGGTTGACCTACCCAGCCGGGCGTGAAATTGATGAATTGGCTCATAAAGGGAAAGATGTTTATGATTTTCCACGCGCTATGATTAAGGAAGACCACTTGGAGTTTTCATTTTCAGGCCTGAAGTCAGCTTTCATCAATTTGCATCACAATGCAGAACAGAAGGGAGAAGTTCTAGTCAAAGAGGACCTTTGTGCATCCTTCCAAGCTGCTGTGTTGGATATTCTCCTAGCTAAGACTAAGAAAGCCTTGGAGCGTTATCCTGTCAAGACACTTGTTGTTGCAGGTGGTGTGGCAGCTAATCAAGGATTACGTGAACGTTTGGCTGAAGAAATCACAGATGTAGATGTGGTTATTCCGCCTTTACGTCTTTGTGGTGACAATGCTGGTATGATTGCTCTAGCAGCCGCTATTGAATGTAATCAAAAACATTTTGCTGAGTTGGACTTGAATGCAAAACCAAGTCTAGCCTTTGCAGGATTTGAAGAATAA
- the rimI gene encoding ribosomal protein S18-alanine N-acetyltransferase, with product MRRLTVTTTSSASRLSSQEQAQLIYRILSDVYDKSPWTIEQVVADLALDTTEYFYVYDQEEVVGFLALQNLVGELEVTNIAILKAYQGRGYASQLMKHLEERSEPIFLEVRASNQVAQALYRKFGFESLGIRKNYYHEPQEDAVIMRREEV from the coding sequence ATGAGGAGACTAACCGTGACAACTACATCAAGCGCGTCTAGATTGAGTAGCCAAGAGCAAGCTCAACTGATTTATCGGATTTTGTCGGATGTTTATGACAAATCTCCGTGGACGATAGAACAAGTGGTAGCAGACTTGGCTTTGGATACTACGGAGTATTTCTATGTTTATGATCAGGAAGAAGTTGTTGGTTTTTTAGCCCTTCAAAATTTAGTGGGTGAGCTTGAGGTGACCAATATCGCCATTTTAAAAGCTTACCAGGGGCGTGGTTATGCTAGTCAGCTGATGAAGCATTTGGAAGAGCGTAGTGAACCTATATTCCTAGAAGTGAGGGCTTCAAATCAAGTCGCTCAGGCACTTTATAGAAAATTTGGTTTTGAAAGTCTAGGAATTCGGAAAAATTATTATCATGAGCCTCAAGAAGATGCAGTTATCATGAGGCGAGAGGAAGTCTAA
- the tsaB gene encoding tRNA (adenosine(37)-N6)-threonylcarbamoyltransferase complex dimerization subunit type 1 TsaB — MKILAFDTSSTALSVALLEDEKLVAESTVTVKKNHSISLMPTIDFLVAQAGWQPSDLERIVVAQGPGSYTGLRVAVATAKTLAYALDIDLVGVSSLQALTDLTVDGVVIPIMDARRNNVYVGFYENGQALVPDCHASFVDVLEQAKTFEKVTFVGEVANFVDQIKESLPEATILSSLPSAQLIGRLGLSLPSVDVDAFVPHYLKRVEAEENWLKTHEETNRDNYIKRV, encoded by the coding sequence ATGAAAATATTAGCATTTGATACTTCTAGCACAGCTTTATCAGTAGCCTTGTTAGAAGATGAGAAACTAGTGGCAGAGTCAACTGTCACAGTAAAAAAGAACCACAGTATTAGTCTAATGCCCACCATTGATTTTTTAGTTGCTCAGGCAGGCTGGCAACCGTCTGATTTAGAACGTATTGTGGTTGCACAGGGTCCTGGATCCTACACAGGGCTTCGTGTGGCTGTCGCAACAGCTAAGACTTTAGCCTATGCCCTCGACATTGATTTGGTGGGAGTTTCAAGTCTACAGGCACTGACAGACCTTACAGTTGACGGTGTTGTGATTCCTATCATGGATGCTCGTCGTAATAATGTTTACGTTGGTTTTTATGAAAATGGTCAGGCCCTCGTCCCAGATTGCCATGCATCTTTTGTAGATGTTCTGGAGCAAGCTAAAACTTTTGAAAAGGTGACATTTGTCGGTGAAGTGGCTAATTTTGTGGATCAGATTAAAGAAAGCCTTCCAGAAGCAACTATCTTGTCAAGTCTTCCGTCTGCCCAGTTAATTGGTCGTTTAGGCTTGTCCTTGCCTTCTGTTGATGTAGATGCTTTTGTTCCACATTACTTGAAGCGAGTTGAGGCGGAGGAGAATTGGCTTAAGACGCATGAGGAGACTAACCGTGACAACTACATCAAGCGCGTCTAG